From one Lycium ferocissimum isolate CSIRO_LF1 chromosome 7, AGI_CSIRO_Lferr_CH_V1, whole genome shotgun sequence genomic stretch:
- the LOC132063924 gene encoding DEAD-box ATP-dependent RNA helicase 8-like isoform X2: MQPNYQARNGQQQYMQRGPVPYQQQTQQQWLRRNHLPFTDDDVEKTVQSQPLDHSSQDWKARLKIPPTDTRYRTEDVTATKGNEFEDYFLKRELLMGIYEKGFEKPSPIQEESIPIALTGSDILARAKNGTGKTAAFCIPALEKIDQDKNVIQVVILVPTRELALQTSQVCKELGKHLKIEVMVTTGGTSLKDDIMRLYQPVHLLVGTPGRILDLAKKGVCILKDCSMLVMDEADKLLSPEFQPSIEQLISFIPANRQILMFSATFPVTVKYFKDRYLHKPYVINLMDELTLKGITQYYAFVEERQKIHCLNTLFSKITELGYSCFYIHAKMLQDHRNRVFHDFRNGACRNLVCTDLFTRGIDIQAVNVVINFDFPKNSETYLHRVGRSGRFGHLGLAVNLITYEDRFNLYRIEQELGTEIKQIPPQIDRAIYCQ, from the exons ATGCAACCAAATTATCAAGCTAGAAATGGTCAGCAGCAGTATATGCAGAGAGGGCCAGTGCCCTATCAACAGCAAACACAGCAGCAGTGGCTTAGAAGAAACCACTTGCCATTTACTGATGATGACGTTGAAAAGACTGTACAGTCCCAACCCCTTGACCACAG TTCACAAGATTGGAAGGCTAGGTTGAAGATACCACCAACTGATACTCGATATAGAACAGAG GACGTGACAGCAACTAAGGGAAATGAGTTTGAAGACTACTTTCTTAAGCGCGAACTGCttatgggaatttatgaaaAGGGCTTTGAGAAACCATCGCCAATCCAGGAGGAGAGTATTCCAATTGCTCTCACTGGAAGTGACATTTTGGCTAGGGCCAAAAATGGAACTGGGAAGACTGCTGCCTTCTGCATTCCTGCTTTAGAGAAAATTGATCAAGACAAGAATGTGATTCAAG TTGTTATTCTTGTCCCAACTCGAGAATTGGCCCTCCAAACATCTCAAGTTTGTAAAGAACTCGGGAAGCACCTAAAAATTGAAGTCATGGTTACCACTGGGGGGACTAGCTTAAAGGATGACATAATGAGACTGTATCAGCCAGTTCATTTACTTGTTGGAACTCCTGGAAGAATTCTTGACCTTGCAAAAAAGGGGGTGTGCATTTTGAAAGATTGCTCCATGCTTGTCATGGATGAG GCTGATAAGCTTCTTTCACCAGAATTCCAACCTTCCATTGAGCAGCTGATCAGTTTCATACCTGCAAATCGCCAGATCTTGATGTTTTCTGCGACGTTCCCTGTTACTGTCAAGTACTTTAAAGATAGATATTTGCACAAGCCATATGTTATCAACCTCATGGATGAACTTACACTCAAGGGTATAACGCAATATTATGCTTTTGTTGAAGAAAGACAGAAGATTCACTGCCTTAATACTCTCTTCTCAAAG ATTACTGAGCTGGGCTATTCATGCTTCTACATTCATGCCAAGATGCTTCAAGATCATAGGAACAGGGTGTTTCATGACTTCCGTAATGGTGCCTGCAGGAACCTTGTTTGTACTG ATTTGTTTACTAGGGGAATAGATATTCAAGCAGTCAATGTTGTTATCAATTTTGATTTCCCTAAGAACTCAGAAACTTATTTGCACAGG GTTGGCCGATCAGGGAGATTTGGACACCTTGGTTTAGCTGTTAACCTGATTACTTATGAAGATCGCTTCAATCT GTACAGAATTGAACAAGAACTAGGAACAGAGATCAAGCAAATACCTCCACAGATAGATCGAGCTATATATTGCCAGTGA
- the LOC132063924 gene encoding DEAD-box ATP-dependent RNA helicase 8-like isoform X1 yields the protein MQPNYQARNGQQQYMQRGPVPYQQQTQQQWLRRNHLPFTDDDVEKTVQSQPLDHSSQDWKARLKIPPTDTRYRTEDVTATKGNEFEDYFLKRELLMGIYEKGFEKPSPIQEESIPIALTGSDILARAKNGTGKTAAFCIPALEKIDQDKNVIQVVILVPTRELALQTSQVCKELGKHLKIEVMVTTGGTSLKDDIMRLYQPVHLLVGTPGRILDLAKKGVCILKDCSMLVMDEADKLLSPEFQPSIEQLISFIPANRQILMFSATFPVTVKYFKDRYLHKPYVINLMDELTLKGITQYYAFVEERQKIHCLNTLFSKLQINQSIIFCNSVNRVELLAKKITELGYSCFYIHAKMLQDHRNRVFHDFRNGACRNLVCTDLFTRGIDIQAVNVVINFDFPKNSETYLHRVGRSGRFGHLGLAVNLITYEDRFNLYRIEQELGTEIKQIPPQIDRAIYCQ from the exons ATGCAACCAAATTATCAAGCTAGAAATGGTCAGCAGCAGTATATGCAGAGAGGGCCAGTGCCCTATCAACAGCAAACACAGCAGCAGTGGCTTAGAAGAAACCACTTGCCATTTACTGATGATGACGTTGAAAAGACTGTACAGTCCCAACCCCTTGACCACAG TTCACAAGATTGGAAGGCTAGGTTGAAGATACCACCAACTGATACTCGATATAGAACAGAG GACGTGACAGCAACTAAGGGAAATGAGTTTGAAGACTACTTTCTTAAGCGCGAACTGCttatgggaatttatgaaaAGGGCTTTGAGAAACCATCGCCAATCCAGGAGGAGAGTATTCCAATTGCTCTCACTGGAAGTGACATTTTGGCTAGGGCCAAAAATGGAACTGGGAAGACTGCTGCCTTCTGCATTCCTGCTTTAGAGAAAATTGATCAAGACAAGAATGTGATTCAAG TTGTTATTCTTGTCCCAACTCGAGAATTGGCCCTCCAAACATCTCAAGTTTGTAAAGAACTCGGGAAGCACCTAAAAATTGAAGTCATGGTTACCACTGGGGGGACTAGCTTAAAGGATGACATAATGAGACTGTATCAGCCAGTTCATTTACTTGTTGGAACTCCTGGAAGAATTCTTGACCTTGCAAAAAAGGGGGTGTGCATTTTGAAAGATTGCTCCATGCTTGTCATGGATGAG GCTGATAAGCTTCTTTCACCAGAATTCCAACCTTCCATTGAGCAGCTGATCAGTTTCATACCTGCAAATCGCCAGATCTTGATGTTTTCTGCGACGTTCCCTGTTACTGTCAAGTACTTTAAAGATAGATATTTGCACAAGCCATATGTTATCAACCTCATGGATGAACTTACACTCAAGGGTATAACGCAATATTATGCTTTTGTTGAAGAAAGACAGAAGATTCACTGCCTTAATACTCTCTTCTCAAAG CTTCAAATTAAccaatcaattattttttgcaACTCTGTAAATCGTGTGGAACTTCTTGCCAAGAAGATTACTGAGCTGGGCTATTCATGCTTCTACATTCATGCCAAGATGCTTCAAGATCATAGGAACAGGGTGTTTCATGACTTCCGTAATGGTGCCTGCAGGAACCTTGTTTGTACTG ATTTGTTTACTAGGGGAATAGATATTCAAGCAGTCAATGTTGTTATCAATTTTGATTTCCCTAAGAACTCAGAAACTTATTTGCACAGG GTTGGCCGATCAGGGAGATTTGGACACCTTGGTTTAGCTGTTAACCTGATTACTTATGAAGATCGCTTCAATCT GTACAGAATTGAACAAGAACTAGGAACAGAGATCAAGCAAATACCTCCACAGATAGATCGAGCTATATATTGCCAGTGA
- the LOC132063924 gene encoding DEAD-box ATP-dependent RNA helicase 8-like isoform X3 has product MQPNYQARNGQQQYMQRGPVPYQQQTQQQWLRRNHLPFTDDDVEKTVQSQPLDHSSQDWKARLKIPPTDTRYRTEDVTATKGNEFEDYFLKRELLMGIYEKGFEKPSPIQEESIPIALTGSDILARAKNGTGKTAAFCIPALEKIDQDKNVIQVVILVPTRELALQTSQVCKELGKHLKIEVMVTTGGTSLKDDIMRLYQPVHLLVGTPGRILDLAKKGVCILKDCSMLVMDEADKLLSPEFQPSIEQLISFIPANRQILMFSATFPVTVKYFKDRYLHKPYVINLMDELTLKGITQYYAFVEERQKIHCLNTLFSKLQINQSIIFCNSVNRVELLAKKITELGYSCFYIHAKMLQDHRNRVFHDFRNGACRNLVCTGWPIREIWTPWFSC; this is encoded by the exons ATGCAACCAAATTATCAAGCTAGAAATGGTCAGCAGCAGTATATGCAGAGAGGGCCAGTGCCCTATCAACAGCAAACACAGCAGCAGTGGCTTAGAAGAAACCACTTGCCATTTACTGATGATGACGTTGAAAAGACTGTACAGTCCCAACCCCTTGACCACAG TTCACAAGATTGGAAGGCTAGGTTGAAGATACCACCAACTGATACTCGATATAGAACAGAG GACGTGACAGCAACTAAGGGAAATGAGTTTGAAGACTACTTTCTTAAGCGCGAACTGCttatgggaatttatgaaaAGGGCTTTGAGAAACCATCGCCAATCCAGGAGGAGAGTATTCCAATTGCTCTCACTGGAAGTGACATTTTGGCTAGGGCCAAAAATGGAACTGGGAAGACTGCTGCCTTCTGCATTCCTGCTTTAGAGAAAATTGATCAAGACAAGAATGTGATTCAAG TTGTTATTCTTGTCCCAACTCGAGAATTGGCCCTCCAAACATCTCAAGTTTGTAAAGAACTCGGGAAGCACCTAAAAATTGAAGTCATGGTTACCACTGGGGGGACTAGCTTAAAGGATGACATAATGAGACTGTATCAGCCAGTTCATTTACTTGTTGGAACTCCTGGAAGAATTCTTGACCTTGCAAAAAAGGGGGTGTGCATTTTGAAAGATTGCTCCATGCTTGTCATGGATGAG GCTGATAAGCTTCTTTCACCAGAATTCCAACCTTCCATTGAGCAGCTGATCAGTTTCATACCTGCAAATCGCCAGATCTTGATGTTTTCTGCGACGTTCCCTGTTACTGTCAAGTACTTTAAAGATAGATATTTGCACAAGCCATATGTTATCAACCTCATGGATGAACTTACACTCAAGGGTATAACGCAATATTATGCTTTTGTTGAAGAAAGACAGAAGATTCACTGCCTTAATACTCTCTTCTCAAAG CTTCAAATTAAccaatcaattattttttgcaACTCTGTAAATCGTGTGGAACTTCTTGCCAAGAAGATTACTGAGCTGGGCTATTCATGCTTCTACATTCATGCCAAGATGCTTCAAGATCATAGGAACAGGGTGTTTCATGACTTCCGTAATGGTGCCTGCAGGAACCTTGTTTGTACTG GTTGGCCGATCAGGGAGATTTGGACACCTTGGTTTAGCTGTTAA
- the LOC132063924 gene encoding DEAD-box ATP-dependent RNA helicase 8-like isoform X4, with amino-acid sequence MQPNYQARNGQQQYMQRGPVPYQQQTQQQWLRRNHLPFTDDDVEKTVQSQPLDHSSQDWKARLKIPPTDTRYRTEDVTATKGNEFEDYFLKRELLMGIYEKGFEKPSPIQEESIPIALTGSDILARAKNGTGKTAAFCIPALEKIDQDKNVIQVVILVPTRELALQTSQVCKELGKHLKIEVMVTTGGTSLKDDIMRLYQPVHLLVGTPGRILDLAKKGVCILKDCSMLVMDEADKLLSPEFQPSIEQLISFIPANRQILMFSATFPVTVKYFKDRYLHKPYVINLMDELTLKGITQYYAFVEERQKIHCLNTLFSKITELGYSCFYIHAKMLQDHRNRVFHDFRNGACRNLVCTGWPIREIWTPWFSC; translated from the exons ATGCAACCAAATTATCAAGCTAGAAATGGTCAGCAGCAGTATATGCAGAGAGGGCCAGTGCCCTATCAACAGCAAACACAGCAGCAGTGGCTTAGAAGAAACCACTTGCCATTTACTGATGATGACGTTGAAAAGACTGTACAGTCCCAACCCCTTGACCACAG TTCACAAGATTGGAAGGCTAGGTTGAAGATACCACCAACTGATACTCGATATAGAACAGAG GACGTGACAGCAACTAAGGGAAATGAGTTTGAAGACTACTTTCTTAAGCGCGAACTGCttatgggaatttatgaaaAGGGCTTTGAGAAACCATCGCCAATCCAGGAGGAGAGTATTCCAATTGCTCTCACTGGAAGTGACATTTTGGCTAGGGCCAAAAATGGAACTGGGAAGACTGCTGCCTTCTGCATTCCTGCTTTAGAGAAAATTGATCAAGACAAGAATGTGATTCAAG TTGTTATTCTTGTCCCAACTCGAGAATTGGCCCTCCAAACATCTCAAGTTTGTAAAGAACTCGGGAAGCACCTAAAAATTGAAGTCATGGTTACCACTGGGGGGACTAGCTTAAAGGATGACATAATGAGACTGTATCAGCCAGTTCATTTACTTGTTGGAACTCCTGGAAGAATTCTTGACCTTGCAAAAAAGGGGGTGTGCATTTTGAAAGATTGCTCCATGCTTGTCATGGATGAG GCTGATAAGCTTCTTTCACCAGAATTCCAACCTTCCATTGAGCAGCTGATCAGTTTCATACCTGCAAATCGCCAGATCTTGATGTTTTCTGCGACGTTCCCTGTTACTGTCAAGTACTTTAAAGATAGATATTTGCACAAGCCATATGTTATCAACCTCATGGATGAACTTACACTCAAGGGTATAACGCAATATTATGCTTTTGTTGAAGAAAGACAGAAGATTCACTGCCTTAATACTCTCTTCTCAAAG ATTACTGAGCTGGGCTATTCATGCTTCTACATTCATGCCAAGATGCTTCAAGATCATAGGAACAGGGTGTTTCATGACTTCCGTAATGGTGCCTGCAGGAACCTTGTTTGTACTG GTTGGCCGATCAGGGAGATTTGGACACCTTGGTTTAGCTGTTAA